Proteins from one Rubripirellula tenax genomic window:
- a CDS encoding elongation factor P has protein sequence MLAKDIKTGTVVVHDGNPVIIQGINVQSPSARGAATLYKFRARNVLTKNKVDIVLKGTDNLDEADFSRRDVQVTYSDATHLHLMDKEDFQDYELPLEEVEEEMQYMPEGLEGIRALIYNDECVGLDLPPTVEMTITQCDPSVKGNSATSRSKPATMETGLVVQVPEHIKEGERLKIDTRTGMFVSRA, from the coding sequence ATGCTCGCAAAAGATATCAAGACCGGAACGGTTGTCGTCCACGACGGCAATCCCGTGATCATCCAAGGCATCAACGTCCAATCGCCGTCGGCGCGCGGTGCAGCGACCTTGTACAAGTTTCGTGCCCGCAACGTTTTGACCAAGAACAAGGTCGATATCGTTTTGAAGGGTACGGACAACTTGGACGAGGCAGACTTTTCGCGGCGTGACGTTCAGGTCACGTATAGCGACGCGACGCATCTTCATTTGATGGACAAGGAAGACTTTCAAGACTACGAATTGCCGCTCGAGGAAGTCGAAGAGGAAATGCAGTACATGCCCGAGGGTTTAGAGGGCATCCGGGCGCTGATCTATAACGACGAATGTGTCGGGCTGGATCTGCCGCCGACCGTCGAGATGACGATCACCCAGTGTGACCCTAGCGTCAAAGGCAACTCGGCCACCTCGCGAAGCAAGCCCGCCACCATGGAAACCGGGCTGGTCGTTCAAGTGCCCGAGCACATCAAAGAAGGCGAGCGGTTGAAGATTGACACGCGAACAGGAATGTTTGTTTCGCGAGCTTAG
- the metF gene encoding methylenetetrahydrofolate reductase [NAD(P)H] — MSLLSHYNESRPAISFELFPPKTEEGMEVLCDNVRQLCEFKPSYFTCTYGAGGSTRGTTLSVLQRVREITNLPVASHLTCVGSTVAELESYLAEAVAQGVDYIVALRGDPPKGTDKFVAVEGGLNYANELVEVIQGKFSNLGIAVAGYPEVHQEAPDAKTDLENLKRKVDAGADIVVTQLFYDNIDYFRFRDRCVAAGINVPIVPGILPVTNFKQAQRIASMCKAGIPYDLEKAMNATDDPQSQFEIGVEHARQQTINLIENGVPGIHYYVLNKSDAAKALLDGIQMVG, encoded by the coding sequence ATGAGCCTTCTTTCACACTACAACGAATCGCGACCCGCGATTTCGTTTGAACTGTTTCCGCCCAAGACCGAAGAAGGCATGGAAGTGCTTTGCGACAATGTGCGTCAATTGTGCGAGTTCAAGCCAAGCTATTTCACATGCACGTACGGCGCCGGTGGTTCGACGCGCGGAACGACATTGTCAGTGCTCCAAAGAGTGCGTGAGATCACGAATTTGCCGGTCGCGTCTCACCTGACGTGCGTCGGTTCGACGGTGGCCGAACTGGAATCCTATCTTGCCGAAGCCGTCGCCCAAGGTGTGGACTACATCGTTGCGCTTCGCGGTGATCCGCCCAAGGGAACCGACAAGTTCGTCGCCGTTGAAGGTGGTTTGAATTACGCCAACGAATTGGTCGAAGTGATTCAAGGCAAGTTCTCGAATCTCGGTATCGCGGTTGCGGGGTACCCCGAAGTCCACCAAGAGGCGCCCGATGCGAAAACCGATTTGGAAAATTTGAAGCGCAAGGTTGATGCCGGCGCCGACATCGTCGTCACTCAATTGTTTTACGACAACATCGACTATTTTCGTTTCCGTGACCGATGTGTGGCTGCCGGTATCAACGTGCCGATCGTGCCCGGCATCCTGCCCGTAACGAATTTCAAGCAGGCCCAACGGATCGCTTCGATGTGCAAAGCCGGAATTCCCTACGATCTCGAAAAAGCGATGAATGCGACGGATGACCCACAATCGCAATTTGAAATCGGCGTCGAACATGCACGTCAGCAAACGATCAACTTGATCGAAAACGGTGTTCCCGGCATTCACTACTATGTGCTGAACAAGAGCGACGCCGCCAAGGCGCTTCTTGACGGGATTCAAATGGTCGGTTGA
- a CDS encoding class II fumarate hydratase encodes MTDYRTERDSMGEVRVPANAFYGAQTQRAVENFPISGWRLPPAMISAMGWVKYACGVANRDLGKLTGTGKNPMLDGQVSAMLQAAMEIAEGGLADQFPIDVFQTGSGTSSNMNVNEVISNRAIEIAGGDRLAAEKPIHPNDHVNMGQSTNDTFPTAIHVATAVQIETQLLPALRRMHVVLADKAKQWDKIIKIGRTHLMDATPLRLGQEFGGFARQIELSIARAESARDAVLELPVGGTAVGSGINTHPEFGSRVAAVLAEKTGIAFVEAANHFEANAQRDALVHSHGELKCIAQTLFNVANNIRWLGSGPRCGFFEVILPDRQPGSSIMPGKVNPVMCESMMQLTARVMGNDTTMTVSGASGGNFQLNIMMPVMADTVLESVHLLSQGVVAFVEFCLDDLQANEEACDASVEQSLAMCTSLNALIGYDQAAKLAKEAFSTGQTIRELCREKGILPEDTLTEALDPWKMTEPQV; translated from the coding sequence GTTGAGAACTTTCCGATTAGCGGATGGCGGCTGCCACCGGCGATGATTTCGGCAATGGGATGGGTCAAATACGCCTGTGGTGTAGCCAATCGAGATCTCGGAAAACTAACAGGAACGGGCAAGAACCCGATGCTGGATGGTCAGGTCAGCGCGATGTTGCAAGCGGCGATGGAAATCGCCGAAGGCGGGCTAGCCGATCAATTCCCGATTGACGTTTTTCAAACGGGAAGCGGAACCAGCAGCAACATGAATGTCAATGAAGTGATCAGCAATCGGGCGATCGAGATCGCAGGCGGAGATCGGTTGGCGGCCGAAAAACCGATTCACCCCAACGATCACGTCAACATGGGACAGAGCACCAACGATACGTTTCCTACCGCAATTCACGTTGCCACCGCCGTTCAAATCGAAACGCAGTTGCTGCCCGCATTGCGCCGAATGCACGTGGTGCTCGCCGACAAGGCCAAACAGTGGGATAAGATCATCAAGATCGGACGCACTCACTTGATGGACGCCACGCCGCTGCGTCTTGGCCAAGAATTCGGCGGATTTGCGAGACAGATCGAGTTGTCGATCGCTCGCGCCGAATCGGCTCGCGATGCAGTGCTGGAATTGCCGGTCGGTGGCACCGCCGTCGGCAGCGGCATCAACACTCACCCAGAATTCGGCTCCAGAGTCGCTGCGGTGCTGGCCGAAAAAACGGGGATCGCTTTTGTGGAAGCAGCCAACCATTTCGAGGCCAATGCCCAACGCGATGCACTCGTTCACTCGCATGGCGAACTGAAATGCATCGCTCAGACACTCTTCAACGTTGCCAACAATATTCGATGGCTCGGCAGCGGACCTCGTTGCGGATTCTTCGAAGTCATTCTGCCCGATCGCCAACCGGGCAGCTCGATCATGCCGGGCAAAGTGAACCCCGTGATGTGCGAATCGATGATGCAGCTGACCGCACGCGTGATGGGCAATGACACGACGATGACGGTCAGCGGCGCGAGCGGCGGAAATTTCCAACTCAATATCATGATGCCAGTGATGGCAGATACAGTCTTGGAATCGGTCCACCTGCTTTCGCAAGGTGTCGTCGCGTTCGTCGAATTTTGCTTGGATGATTTGCAAGCCAACGAAGAGGCTTGCGATGCATCGGTGGAACAAAGCTTGGCAATGTGCACCAGCCTGAACGCCTTGATTGGCTATGACCAAGCCGCCAAACTTGCCAAAGAAGCATTCTCAACCGGTCAAACGATTCGCGAACTTTGTCGCGAGAAAGGCATCCTGCCCGAGGATACCCTCACGGAAGCGTTGGATCCTTGGAAAATGACAGAGCCTCAGGTTTGA